The following proteins are co-located in the Massilia litorea genome:
- the nuoG gene encoding NADH-quinone oxidoreductase subunit NuoG, whose amino-acid sequence MVEIELDGKKVEVAPGSMVMDAANKLGTYIPHFCYHKKLSIAANCRMCLVEVEKAPKPMPACATPVSPGMIVRTHSDKAVAAQKSVMEFLLINHPLDCPICDQGGECQLQDLAVGYGKGESRYNEEKRVVTPKEAGPLISMEEMSRCIQCTRCVRFGQEVAGVMEFGMLGRGEHSEITTFVGKTVDSEVSGNMIDLCPVGALTSKPFRYSARPWELQRRKSVSPHDSLGTNLIVQVKGGKVMRVLPLENENINECWLSDKDRFSYEALDNADRLINPMIKQGGVWQETDWQTALEYVAHGLRNIRHEHGADSIAAVATAHSTVEELFLLNKAMRGFGVNAVDFRLRQSDFALDGSVTPWLGMPIAELSTLKRAFVIGSFLRKDHPLVATRLRTAVKAGAKLSILHGSDEDNLIPTANKLIAAPTDWLAVLSEVVAAVAAAKNVAAPSGFENVQAGDVAKAIAASLVAIDGDLPGAVLLGNAASHHPQASQIHAAAQWIANAVGAKFGSFVEAANTVGGYLVGATSNVDLFSVPKKAYVLLNAEPELDAANPQQAVAALAGAEMVVAMSPFKHGMDYADVLLPISPFSETAGTFVNCEGRAQSFNGTVKPLGETRPAWKVLRVLGNLLGLQGFDYDTAESIRDEALGKGVTDLSGKLNNVAKLAPSAASRSEESGSLQRLADVPIYFADAIARRSEPLLRTADGQQPLARLPKALAEKLGVVAGDVVKVTQGNGSALLVADIDARLPANVVRVAAAHPATASLGAMFGAITVEKAGEGK is encoded by the coding sequence ATGGTTGAAATTGAATTAGACGGCAAAAAAGTCGAAGTCGCACCAGGTTCCATGGTGATGGACGCCGCAAACAAACTCGGGACCTATATCCCGCACTTCTGCTATCACAAGAAATTGTCGATCGCAGCGAACTGCCGCATGTGCCTCGTGGAAGTCGAGAAGGCACCGAAGCCGATGCCTGCCTGCGCCACGCCTGTGTCGCCGGGCATGATCGTGCGCACCCACAGCGACAAGGCTGTGGCGGCGCAGAAGTCGGTGATGGAGTTCCTCCTGATTAACCACCCGCTCGATTGCCCGATCTGCGACCAGGGCGGCGAGTGCCAGCTGCAGGACCTGGCTGTCGGTTACGGCAAGGGCGAATCGCGCTACAACGAAGAAAAGCGCGTCGTGACCCCGAAAGAGGCCGGTCCGCTGATCTCGATGGAAGAGATGAGCCGCTGCATCCAGTGCACCCGTTGCGTGCGTTTCGGCCAGGAAGTGGCCGGCGTCATGGAATTCGGCATGCTGGGCCGCGGCGAGCACTCGGAAATCACGACCTTCGTCGGCAAGACCGTCGACTCTGAAGTGTCGGGCAACATGATTGACCTGTGCCCGGTCGGCGCACTGACCTCGAAGCCTTTCCGTTATTCCGCACGTCCGTGGGAACTGCAGCGCCGCAAGTCGGTCTCGCCGCACGACTCGCTCGGTACCAACCTGATCGTTCAGGTCAAGGGCGGCAAAGTCATGCGCGTGCTGCCGCTGGAAAACGAGAACATCAACGAATGCTGGCTGTCGGACAAGGACCGCTTCTCGTATGAAGCCCTGGACAATGCGGACCGCCTGATCAATCCGATGATCAAGCAGGGCGGTGTGTGGCAGGAAACCGATTGGCAGACGGCGCTGGAATACGTGGCCCACGGCCTGCGCAACATTCGCCACGAGCACGGTGCGGACAGCATCGCGGCCGTTGCGACCGCGCACTCGACCGTCGAAGAACTGTTCCTGCTGAACAAAGCCATGCGCGGCTTCGGCGTCAACGCCGTCGACTTCCGCCTGCGCCAGAGCGATTTCGCCCTGGACGGTTCCGTCACCCCATGGCTGGGCATGCCGATCGCCGAGCTGTCGACCCTGAAGCGCGCCTTCGTCATCGGTTCCTTCCTGCGCAAGGACCACCCGCTGGTCGCGACCCGCCTGCGTACCGCCGTCAAGGCCGGCGCCAAGCTGTCGATCCTGCACGGTTCGGACGAGGACAACCTGATCCCGACCGCGAACAAACTGATCGCCGCGCCGACCGACTGGCTGGCCGTGCTGTCGGAAGTCGTGGCCGCCGTGGCCGCCGCCAAGAACGTCGCGGCGCCAAGCGGCTTCGAGAACGTACAGGCAGGCGACGTGGCGAAAGCCATCGCCGCTTCGCTGGTTGCCATCGACGGCGACCTGCCGGGCGCCGTGCTGCTGGGTAACGCCGCATCGCACCACCCGCAGGCATCGCAGATCCACGCCGCTGCGCAATGGATCGCCAATGCCGTCGGCGCCAAATTCGGCTCCTTCGTCGAAGCGGCGAACACGGTCGGCGGCTACCTGGTGGGCGCCACCAGCAATGTCGACCTGTTCAGCGTACCGAAGAAAGCTTATGTATTGCTTAACGCCGAGCCGGAACTGGACGCTGCGAATCCGCAGCAGGCAGTCGCCGCATTGGCCGGTGCCGAGATGGTCGTCGCCATGTCGCCGTTCAAGCATGGCATGGACTACGCCGACGTGCTGCTGCCGATCTCGCCGTTCAGCGAGACCGCCGGTACCTTCGTGAACTGCGAAGGCCGTGCACAGAGCTTCAACGGTACCGTGAAACCGCTGGGCGAGACCCGTCCGGCCTGGAAAGTGCTGCGCGTGCTGGGCAACCTGCTCGGCCTGCAAGGTTTTGACTACGACACCGCCGAATCGATTCGCGACGAAGCGCTGGGCAAGGGTGTGACCGATCTGTCGGGCAAGCTGAACAACGTGGCCAAGCTGGCCCCGTCGGCGGCTTCGCGCTCGGAAGAGTCGGGTTCGCTCCAGCGCCTGGCCGACGTGCCGATCTATTTCGCCGACGCCATCGCGCGCCGTTCGGAACCGCTGCTGCGTACGGCCGACGGCCAGCAGCCGCTGGCTCGCCTGCCGAAGGCACTGGCTGAAAAGCTGGGCGTGGTCGCCGGCGACGTCGTCAAGGTCACGCAAGGCAATGGCAGCGCGCTGCTGGTCGCCGACATCGACGCCCGCCTGCCGGCGAACGTCGTGCGTGTCGCCGCCGCGCATCCGGCCACCGCTAGTCTAGGCGCGATGTTCGGCGCCATCACCGTTGAAAAAGCAGGGGAGGGCAAGTAA
- the nuoE gene encoding NADH-quinone oxidoreductase subunit NuoE, giving the protein MLLSEQCYKKIDRELAKYPADQRQSAVMAALAHAQVELGWLSPDTMQEVADYIGMPAIAVQEVATFYNMYNTRPVGKHKITVCTNLPCALSGGERAAHHLMQKLGVEFRGTTEDGQFTVLEGECMGACGDAPVMLVNNHRMCSFMSNEKIDALVDELKEAKQ; this is encoded by the coding sequence ATGTTGTTATCCGAGCAGTGCTATAAAAAAATCGATCGCGAGTTGGCCAAGTACCCGGCCGACCAGCGCCAGTCGGCCGTGATGGCCGCGCTGGCCCACGCCCAGGTCGAACTGGGCTGGCTGTCGCCCGACACCATGCAGGAAGTCGCCGATTACATCGGCATGCCGGCCATCGCCGTGCAGGAAGTGGCGACCTTCTACAACATGTACAACACCCGCCCGGTCGGCAAGCACAAGATCACCGTGTGCACCAACCTGCCGTGCGCGCTGTCCGGTGGCGAGCGCGCTGCGCACCACCTGATGCAAAAACTCGGCGTCGAGTTCCGCGGCACCACCGAAGACGGCCAGTTCACCGTGCTGGAAGGCGAGTGCATGGGCGCCTGCGGCGACGCGCCGGTCATGCTGGTGAATAACCACCGCATGTGCTCGTTCATGAGCAACGAGAAAATCGACGCCCTGGTGGATGAACTGAAGGAAGCGAAGCAATGA
- the nuoF gene encoding NADH-quinone oxidoreductase subunit NuoF has product MTSLHDRHINPLILKDLNGENWHLEDYVKRGGYSALRRILEGGITQEQVIADLKASGLRGRGGAGFPTGLKWSFMPRQFPGQKYLVCNTDEGEPGTFKDRDIIRYNPHALIEGMAIGAYAMGITVGYNYIHGEIFQEYLRFEEALEEARAAGFLGDKIMGSEFNFQLHAAHGYGAYICGEETALLESLEGKKGQPRFKPPFPASFGLYGKPTTINNTETFAAVPFIMNVGPENYMGMGKPNNGGTKIFSISGDVERPGNYEIPLGTPFAKLLELAGGMRGGKKIKAVIPGGSSAPVIRGEVMMETDMDYDSIAKAGSMLGSGAVIVMDETRCMVKSLLRLSYFYYEESCGQCTPCREGTGWLYRMVHRIENGQGRPEDIELLNNVAFNIKGRTICALGEAAAMPVEAMIKNFREEFIHHIEHKQCLVPAYL; this is encoded by the coding sequence ATGACCAGCCTGCACGACCGTCACATCAATCCGCTGATCCTGAAGGATCTGAACGGCGAAAACTGGCACCTCGAAGACTACGTCAAGCGCGGCGGCTATTCCGCACTGCGCCGTATCCTCGAGGGCGGCATCACGCAAGAGCAGGTCATCGCCGACCTGAAGGCCTCGGGCCTGCGCGGCCGCGGCGGCGCCGGTTTCCCGACCGGCCTGAAGTGGAGCTTCATGCCGCGCCAGTTCCCTGGCCAGAAATACCTCGTCTGCAACACCGACGAAGGCGAGCCGGGCACGTTCAAGGACCGCGACATCATCCGCTACAACCCGCATGCGCTGATCGAAGGCATGGCCATCGGCGCCTACGCGATGGGCATCACCGTGGGCTACAACTACATCCACGGCGAGATCTTCCAGGAATACCTGCGCTTCGAGGAAGCGCTGGAAGAGGCGCGTGCCGCCGGCTTCCTGGGCGACAAGATCATGGGCAGCGAATTCAATTTCCAGCTGCACGCGGCCCACGGCTACGGCGCCTACATCTGCGGCGAAGAAACCGCATTGCTCGAGTCGCTCGAAGGTAAAAAGGGTCAGCCGCGCTTCAAGCCGCCTTTCCCGGCCTCGTTCGGCCTGTACGGCAAGCCGACCACGATCAACAACACCGAGACCTTCGCGGCCGTGCCGTTCATCATGAACGTCGGCCCCGAGAACTACATGGGCATGGGCAAGCCGAACAACGGCGGCACCAAGATCTTCTCGATCTCGGGCGACGTCGAGCGTCCGGGCAACTACGAGATCCCGCTGGGCACCCCGTTCGCCAAGCTCCTCGAGCTGGCCGGCGGTATGCGCGGCGGCAAGAAGATCAAGGCCGTGATTCCAGGCGGTTCGTCGGCACCGGTGATCCGCGGCGAAGTCATGATGGAAACGGACATGGACTACGACTCGATCGCGAAAGCGGGATCGATGCTGGGTTCGGGCGCCGTCATCGTCATGGACGAAACGCGCTGCATGGTCAAGTCGCTGCTGCGCCTGTCCTACTTCTACTACGAAGAATCCTGCGGCCAGTGCACGCCTTGCCGTGAAGGCACGGGCTGGCTGTACCGCATGGTCCACCGCATCGAAAACGGCCAGGGCCGCCCGGAAGACATCGAGCTGCTCAACAATGTCGCGTTCAACATCAAGGGCCGCACCATCTGCGCACTCGGCGAAGCCGCCGCGATGCCGGTGGAAGCCATGATCAAGAACTTCCGTGAGGAATTCATTCATCACATCGAGCACAAGCAATGCTTGGTGCCCGCATACCTTTAA
- a CDS encoding NADH-quinone oxidoreductase subunit D — MAELKNYTLNFGPQHPAAHGVLRLVLELDGEVIQRADPHIGLLHRGTEKLAETRTYLQSVPYMDRLDYVSMMCNEHGYVLAVEKLLGVEAPIRAQYIRVMFDEITRLLNHLMWLGAHALDIGAMGPFLYAFRDREDLFDVYEAVSGARMHAAYYRPGGVYRDLPDFMPKHKESIIRSKKAIDALNEDRQGSVLDFIESFTKRFDGYVDEYETLLTDNRIWKQRTVGIGVVSPEDAKAMGFTGAMLRGSGVAWDLRKTQPYAVYDKLDFDIPVGTNGDSYDRYLVRMEEMRQSNRIIKQCITWLRANQGPVMIDNHKIVPPAREEMKSNMESLIHHFKLFTEGFHVPPGEAYAAVEHPKGEFGIYIVSDGANKPYRLKIRTPDYAHLQSLDEMARGHMIADAVTIIGTQDIVFGSIDR, encoded by the coding sequence ATGGCTGAGCTTAAGAATTACACCCTGAACTTTGGTCCGCAGCACCCGGCAGCGCACGGCGTGCTGCGCCTGGTGCTGGAACTCGACGGCGAAGTGATCCAGCGCGCCGACCCGCACATCGGCCTGCTGCACCGCGGCACCGAGAAGCTGGCCGAGACCCGCACCTACCTGCAGTCGGTTCCGTACATGGACCGCCTCGACTACGTGTCGATGATGTGCAACGAGCACGGCTACGTCCTCGCCGTCGAGAAGCTGCTCGGCGTCGAAGCGCCGATCCGTGCGCAATACATCCGCGTCATGTTCGACGAGATCACGCGCCTGCTGAACCACCTGATGTGGCTGGGCGCGCATGCGCTCGACATCGGTGCGATGGGTCCTTTCCTGTACGCCTTCCGCGACCGTGAAGACCTGTTCGACGTCTACGAGGCGGTGTCGGGCGCGCGCATGCACGCGGCCTACTACCGCCCGGGCGGCGTGTACCGCGACCTGCCGGACTTCATGCCGAAGCACAAGGAATCGATCATCCGCTCGAAGAAAGCGATCGACGCGCTGAACGAAGACCGCCAGGGTTCGGTGCTCGATTTCATCGAGTCGTTTACCAAGCGTTTCGACGGCTATGTCGACGAATACGAAACCCTGCTGACCGACAACCGTATCTGGAAACAGCGTACGGTCGGCATCGGCGTCGTCTCGCCGGAAGATGCGAAAGCGATGGGCTTCACCGGCGCCATGCTGCGCGGTTCGGGCGTGGCCTGGGACCTGCGCAAGACCCAGCCTTATGCCGTCTACGACAAGCTCGACTTCGACATCCCGGTCGGCACCAACGGCGACTCCTACGACCGCTACCTGGTCCGCATGGAAGAGATGCGCCAGTCGAACCGCATCATCAAGCAGTGCATTACCTGGCTGCGCGCGAACCAGGGTCCGGTGATGATCGACAACCACAAGATCGTCCCGCCTGCGCGCGAAGAGATGAAGTCGAACATGGAATCGCTGATCCACCACTTCAAGCTGTTCACCGAAGGCTTCCACGTCCCGCCGGGCGAGGCCTATGCCGCGGTCGAGCACCCGAAGGGCGAGTTCGGCATTTATATCGTTTCCGACGGCGCCAACAAGCCGTACCGCCTGAAGATCCGCACGCCCGACTATGCACACCTGCAGAGCCTGGACGAGATGGCACGCGGACACATGATCGCCGACGCCGTCACGATCATCGGTACCCAAGACATCGTTTTCGGCTCCATTGACCGATAA